In a single window of the Coregonus clupeaformis isolate EN_2021a chromosome 10, ASM2061545v1, whole genome shotgun sequence genome:
- the LOC121575454 gene encoding G0/G1 switch protein 2, translated as MDTMHEIIPFAKEMLAQKPSRRMLKVYLVGSVVAFLGTVLGLVETVCQPFSSGEPLDAELALLIAREQKTLEAEERRRQEEVATLSATEQITIPKKLQQATGAQRCACAVNRLHAS; from the coding sequence ATGGACACCATGCACGAAATCATCCCTTTCGCCAAGGAGATGCTGGCGCAGAAGCCCAGCCGCCGCATGCTGAAGGTGTACCTGGTGGGCTCCGTGGTGGCCTTCTTGGGAACGGTTCTGGGCCTGGTGGAAACCGTCTGCCAGCCCTTCTCCTCCGGGGAGCCGCTGGACGCAGAGCTGGCTCTGCTGATAGCCCGGGAGCAGAAGACACTGGAGGCGGAGGAGAGAAGGCGACAGGAGGAGGTAGCAACACTTTCAGCCACCGAGCAGATCACCATTCCCAAGAAGCTGCAACAGGCGACGGGGGCGCAGAGATGCGCATGTGCTGTCAACCGACTGCACGCATCGTAA